A stretch of Solenopsis invicta isolate M01_SB chromosome 9, UNIL_Sinv_3.0, whole genome shotgun sequence DNA encodes these proteins:
- the LOC105201810 gene encoding proteasome activator complex subunit 3 isoform X2: MVATLATSCFKSHVLTKGYTHTVLGFRKHFFLTKSMMEDATVEKVQEYKDSLKTKAEELLVKGFPEKIVKLNELLETPEFCNRKLSDVHQDLNVPIPDPIVLNHFEDAPANKKLKLDNNGEETSGTKVMALPSGPVPCNKKLCDLIHIVKPYIRQLLEDSNLLKMWISFLIPKIEDGNNFGVSIQEDTLSEIQSVESEAAAFFDQISRYFISRGKIVSKVAKYPHIIDYRRAIQELDEKEYVSLWLVMCEVRNRYCSLHDLVIKNLEKIKRPRSSNAQSLY, translated from the exons ATGGTAGCGACACTAGCGACTTCCTGCTTCAAGTCGCACGTTTTAACAAAGGGATACACACACACAGTGCTTGGGTTTAGAAAGCACTTTTTCCTTACGAAAAGTATGATGGAGGATGCTACGGTGGAAAAG GTTCAGGAATATAAGGATTCTCTTAAAACCAAG GCAGAAGAGTTGTTGGTGAAAGGATTTCCagaaaaaatagttaaattaaatgaattattggAGACTCCTGAGTTTTGTAATCGAAAGCTGTCGGATGTACATCAAGATTTAAATGTACCCATTCCAGACCCTATAGTTCTTAATCATTTCGAAGATGCCCCTGctaataaaaaacttaaattgGACAATAATGGAGAAGAGACCAGTGGAACCAAAGTTATGGCACTTCCAAGTGGTCCTGTACCATGCAATAAAAAGTTGTGCGACTTGATTCACATAGTTAAACCCTACATTAGACAACTTTTGGAGGATTCTAATTTG ctaaaaatgtggatttcttttttaatcccAAAAATTGAGGACGGGAACAACTTCGGTGTATCTATTCAAGAGGATACATTATCCGAAATTCAGTCAGTTGAAAGTGAAGCCGCTGCATTTTTCGATCAAATTTCTag ATATTTCATCTCTAGAGGAAAGATCGTTAGTAAAGTCGCAAAATATCCACACATCATTGATTATAGAAGAGCGATCCAAGAGTTAGATGAGAAGGAATATGTGAGCTTATGGCTCGTCATGTGTGAAGTTCGTAATCGTTATTGTTCACTACACGACCTCGTGATCAAGAATCTGGAAAAGATCAAACGGCCACGTTCCTCCAACGCGCAATCCCTGTATTAG
- the LOC105201810 gene encoding proteasome activator complex subunit 3 isoform X4, with product MFSTFSSNLNNPRNESINVLSSGYTKNEVQEYKDSLKTKAEELLVKGFPEKIVKLNELLETPEFCNRKLSDVHQDLNVPIPDPIVLNHFEDAPANKKLKLDNNGEETSGTKVMALPSGPVPCNKKLCDLIHIVKPYIRQLLEDSNLLKMWISFLIPKIEDGNNFGVSIQEDTLSEIQSVESEAAAFFDQISRYFISRGKIVSKVAKYPHIIDYRRAIQELDEKEYVSLWLVMCEVRNRYCSLHDLVIKNLEKIKRPRSSNAQSLY from the exons ATGTTTTCCACATTCTCTAGTAATCTAAATAATCCAAGGAATGAATCAATTAATGTATTATCAAGTGGTTACACAAAAAATGAG GTTCAGGAATATAAGGATTCTCTTAAAACCAAG GCAGAAGAGTTGTTGGTGAAAGGATTTCCagaaaaaatagttaaattaaatgaattattggAGACTCCTGAGTTTTGTAATCGAAAGCTGTCGGATGTACATCAAGATTTAAATGTACCCATTCCAGACCCTATAGTTCTTAATCATTTCGAAGATGCCCCTGctaataaaaaacttaaattgGACAATAATGGAGAAGAGACCAGTGGAACCAAAGTTATGGCACTTCCAAGTGGTCCTGTACCATGCAATAAAAAGTTGTGCGACTTGATTCACATAGTTAAACCCTACATTAGACAACTTTTGGAGGATTCTAATTTG ctaaaaatgtggatttcttttttaatcccAAAAATTGAGGACGGGAACAACTTCGGTGTATCTATTCAAGAGGATACATTATCCGAAATTCAGTCAGTTGAAAGTGAAGCCGCTGCATTTTTCGATCAAATTTCTag ATATTTCATCTCTAGAGGAAAGATCGTTAGTAAAGTCGCAAAATATCCACACATCATTGATTATAGAAGAGCGATCCAAGAGTTAGATGAGAAGGAATATGTGAGCTTATGGCTCGTCATGTGTGAAGTTCGTAATCGTTATTGTTCACTACACGACCTCGTGATCAAGAATCTGGAAAAGATCAAACGGCCACGTTCCTCCAACGCGCAATCCCTGTATTAG
- the LOC105201810 gene encoding proteasome activator complex subunit 3 isoform X3, translated as MMEDATVEKAEELLVKGFPEKIVKLNELLETPEFCNRKLSDVHQDLNVPIPDPIVLNHFEDAPANKKLKLDNNGEETSGTKVMALPSGPVPCNKKLCDLIHIVKPYIRQLLEDSNLLKMWISFLIPKIEDGNNFGVSIQEDTLSEIQSVESEAAAFFDQISRYFISRGKIVSKVAKYPHIIDYRRAIQELDEKEYVSLWLVMCEVRNRYCSLHDLVIKNLEKIKRPRSSNAQSLY; from the exons ATGATGGAGGATGCTACGGTGGAAAAG GCAGAAGAGTTGTTGGTGAAAGGATTTCCagaaaaaatagttaaattaaatgaattattggAGACTCCTGAGTTTTGTAATCGAAAGCTGTCGGATGTACATCAAGATTTAAATGTACCCATTCCAGACCCTATAGTTCTTAATCATTTCGAAGATGCCCCTGctaataaaaaacttaaattgGACAATAATGGAGAAGAGACCAGTGGAACCAAAGTTATGGCACTTCCAAGTGGTCCTGTACCATGCAATAAAAAGTTGTGCGACTTGATTCACATAGTTAAACCCTACATTAGACAACTTTTGGAGGATTCTAATTTG ctaaaaatgtggatttcttttttaatcccAAAAATTGAGGACGGGAACAACTTCGGTGTATCTATTCAAGAGGATACATTATCCGAAATTCAGTCAGTTGAAAGTGAAGCCGCTGCATTTTTCGATCAAATTTCTag ATATTTCATCTCTAGAGGAAAGATCGTTAGTAAAGTCGCAAAATATCCACACATCATTGATTATAGAAGAGCGATCCAAGAGTTAGATGAGAAGGAATATGTGAGCTTATGGCTCGTCATGTGTGAAGTTCGTAATCGTTATTGTTCACTACACGACCTCGTGATCAAGAATCTGGAAAAGATCAAACGGCCACGTTCCTCCAACGCGCAATCCCTGTATTAG
- the LOC105201810 gene encoding proteasome activator complex subunit 3 isoform X1, with product MMEDATVEKFILQVQEYKDSLKTKAEELLVKGFPEKIVKLNELLETPEFCNRKLSDVHQDLNVPIPDPIVLNHFEDAPANKKLKLDNNGEETSGTKVMALPSGPVPCNKKLCDLIHIVKPYIRQLLEDSNLLKMWISFLIPKIEDGNNFGVSIQEDTLSEIQSVESEAAAFFDQISRYFISRGKIVSKVAKYPHIIDYRRAIQELDEKEYVSLWLVMCEVRNRYCSLHDLVIKNLEKIKRPRSSNAQSLY from the exons ATGATGGAGGATGCTACGGTGGAAAAG TTTATCTTACAGGTTCAGGAATATAAGGATTCTCTTAAAACCAAG GCAGAAGAGTTGTTGGTGAAAGGATTTCCagaaaaaatagttaaattaaatgaattattggAGACTCCTGAGTTTTGTAATCGAAAGCTGTCGGATGTACATCAAGATTTAAATGTACCCATTCCAGACCCTATAGTTCTTAATCATTTCGAAGATGCCCCTGctaataaaaaacttaaattgGACAATAATGGAGAAGAGACCAGTGGAACCAAAGTTATGGCACTTCCAAGTGGTCCTGTACCATGCAATAAAAAGTTGTGCGACTTGATTCACATAGTTAAACCCTACATTAGACAACTTTTGGAGGATTCTAATTTG ctaaaaatgtggatttcttttttaatcccAAAAATTGAGGACGGGAACAACTTCGGTGTATCTATTCAAGAGGATACATTATCCGAAATTCAGTCAGTTGAAAGTGAAGCCGCTGCATTTTTCGATCAAATTTCTag ATATTTCATCTCTAGAGGAAAGATCGTTAGTAAAGTCGCAAAATATCCACACATCATTGATTATAGAAGAGCGATCCAAGAGTTAGATGAGAAGGAATATGTGAGCTTATGGCTCGTCATGTGTGAAGTTCGTAATCGTTATTGTTCACTACACGACCTCGTGATCAAGAATCTGGAAAAGATCAAACGGCCACGTTCCTCCAACGCGCAATCCCTGTATTAG